The following are encoded together in the Zingiber officinale cultivar Zhangliang chromosome 8A, Zo_v1.1, whole genome shotgun sequence genome:
- the LOC122011773 gene encoding protein RICE SALT SENSITIVE 3-like, with translation MVGSAGGDSRSKDAIGMMALHEALRNVCLNSDWTYSVFWTIRPRPRSRGVNVCKVVGDDNGTLMLMWEDGFCRTSTAECMEEEDTVRKVFSKMSIQLYNYGEGLMGKVASDKCHKWVFKEPSDQCEASISNYWQSSFDSLPPEWTDQFASGIQTIAVIQAGHGLLQLGSCKIIAEDLHFVLRMRHMFESLGHQSGFFLSQLFSSRNSSTASSVPFKHTPSPNPPLLYNWNHYASLNSSSIYQPSPHGGSPNNKDVTLLFLPRASGAQLEEPEPDVRWPNGLSFFSALTGTADDAKLLFNSEVMGEKIDAHQHSPTNLYGNGDEVKGVLDASSIHGNGGDAVLGVDNTEEDFLSLESHSGKAAGLGRWRTT, from the exons ATGGTGGGCTCGGCAGGAGGGGACAGCAGGAGCAAGGATGCAATAGGGATGATGGCTCTTCATGAGGCTCTCAGGAACGTCTGCCTCAACTCGGATTGGACTTACTCTGTTTTCTGGACTATACGCCCTCGCCC GAGGAGCAGGGGTGTCAATGTCTGCAAGGTGGTGGGAGACGACAATGGCACCCT GATGTTGATGTGGGAGGATGGATTTTGCCGGACAAGCACAGCAGAGTGCATGGAAGAGGAGGACACTGTGAGGAAGGTCTTCAGCAAGATGTCGATTCAACTATATAACTACGGAGAAGG CTTGATGGGGAAGGTTGCTTCTGATAAGTGCCACAAATGGGTGTTCAAGGAACCTTCGGATCAATGTGAGGCAAGCATCAGCAACTACTGGCAGAGCTCCTTTGATTCT CTTCCTCCCGAATGGACTGATCAATTTGCCTCTGGCATTCAG ACTATAGCTGTGATTCAAGCAGGCCATGGCCTCCTCCAACTTGGTTCCTGCAAGATA ATAGCAGAAGATCTGCATTTCGTGTTGAGAATGAGGCATATGTTTGAATCACTGGGGCACCAATCCGGCTTCTTCCTCTCTCAGCTCTTCTCCTCGAGGAACAGCAGCACCGCTTCCTCTGTTCCATTCAAGCATACGCCCTCTCCGAATCCACCATTGCTCTACAACTGGAACCATTATGCCTCTTTGAATTCTTCCTCAATTTACCAGCCTTCTCCCCATGGCGGATCTCCGAACAACAAGGACGTCACTCTACTCTTCCTCCCTCGCGCCTCAGGAGCTCAACTGGAAGAGCCGGAGCCGGACGTACGCTGGCCCAATGGCCTCTCCTTCTTTTCCGCTCTCACAGGAACGGCCGACGACGCCAAGCTTTTGTTCAACTCCGAGGTGATGGGAGAGAAGATAGATGCACATCAGCATTCTCCAACGAACCTTTATGGCAATGGTGACGAGGTGAAGGGTGTTCTGGACGCTTCGAGTATCCATGGAAACGGAGGTGATGCCGTGCTTGGTGTGGATAATACAGAGGAGGACTTCTTGAGTTTGGAGAGCCACTCCGGCAAGGCTGCAGGACTAGGAAGATGGAGAACTACATGA